A stretch of the Vibrio stylophorae genome encodes the following:
- a CDS encoding response regulator transcription factor, with the protein MTSTRTILVVDDNDELREALHDYLTKAGFIVLCAQDGKAMWQQLDQHGVDLIILDIMMPGDDGFTLCRELRRTSNMPIIMLTAVSDEIDRVAGLEMGADDYITKSFSPRELLARIKTILRRSQQQSSHHMARRIHFAGWTLNTVTRQLTHPQKSSKQLSGADLSLLGLFLAQPEGLLSRDDIAQAIWGRDAEPLERGIDVQISRLRHHLEDKDRQLILTVRNKGYMLTAAVHCD; encoded by the coding sequence GTGACGAGTACACGCACAATTTTAGTTGTCGACGATAATGATGAGCTTAGAGAAGCCTTACATGACTATTTAACCAAGGCGGGCTTTATTGTGCTTTGCGCGCAAGATGGCAAAGCCATGTGGCAGCAGCTTGATCAACATGGCGTTGACCTCATCATCTTGGATATTATGATGCCCGGCGATGATGGATTTACCCTGTGCAGAGAGCTTCGCCGAACGTCTAACATGCCAATTATTATGCTCACAGCCGTGAGTGATGAGATTGATCGTGTCGCGGGTCTTGAGATGGGTGCCGATGATTACATCACTAAGTCCTTTAGCCCACGTGAGCTGCTCGCTCGTATCAAAACCATTTTGCGTCGTAGCCAACAACAAAGCAGCCATCATATGGCGCGGCGTATTCACTTTGCAGGCTGGACGCTCAATACGGTTACTCGTCAATTAACCCATCCCCAGAAATCAAGCAAACAACTTTCAGGCGCTGATCTTTCGTTGCTTGGGCTATTTCTCGCGCAACCCGAGGGGCTTTTATCTCGTGATGATATTGCCCAAGCGATCTGGGGGCGAGATGCCGAACCACTAGAGCGTGGCATTGATGTACAAATCAGCCGTTTACGTCATCATCTCGAAGACAAAGACCGCCAGCTGATTCTCACCGTGCGAAATAAAGGCTATATGCTCACAGCCGCCGTTCATTGCGATTAA
- a CDS encoding ATP-binding protein gives MGVIILAQLLAATIWYQHSSQREQEGLVTTVRSLALSAASTISFFSALPPEYRHLVLNQLRSMGGTRFFVSLNDHEIPVQPLPNSERKTLVLDEVANVLKEELGDTSQIQLEFTQRDQLKVFNKEISIDALPLMWAHYSLSYGEINPPILVMQIEVAPQQWFYLAAVLPAPYVQLETPLISHKEILSLLLSGLLLMSVTWWLVRKELQPLKNLAKAATLMSSRLKVPEVKEQGSAELIAAIRAFNKMNRRINAHMHERDMLFGAISHDLKTPIACLKLRIEMLDDEQERIKLQRIVSDLELMVKGALQCIVETDIHEEIEAIDLNQLLTHCQLAFEQKVQINGQIQTPFIGKPLAIKRAISNLIHNAVKYGERAYISLHETEDRIILTVTDDGPPINCERLNQWFAPYYRDQSTMHHEGHGLGLTISKSIAKAHGGDLLLSQSSSGGLAATLYFVRD, from the coding sequence ATGGGTGTAATTATCTTGGCCCAGCTACTGGCGGCCACCATTTGGTATCAGCACAGTAGCCAGCGCGAGCAAGAAGGGCTCGTCACCACCGTGCGCAGCCTAGCACTAAGCGCGGCATCAACCATTTCATTTTTCTCGGCGCTGCCCCCTGAATACCGCCATTTGGTTTTAAATCAACTGCGCAGCATGGGTGGCACTCGTTTTTTTGTCTCGCTCAATGATCATGAAATACCGGTACAACCACTGCCCAATAGCGAACGTAAAACCTTGGTTTTAGATGAGGTGGCCAATGTTTTGAAAGAAGAGCTTGGTGATACATCACAGATTCAATTGGAATTTACCCAGCGCGATCAACTCAAAGTCTTTAACAAAGAGATCAGCATCGATGCCTTGCCCTTAATGTGGGCGCATTACAGCCTTTCCTATGGCGAAATCAACCCACCAATCTTAGTGATGCAGATTGAAGTCGCCCCCCAGCAATGGTTTTATCTTGCGGCAGTCTTGCCAGCGCCCTATGTCCAGTTAGAAACGCCATTGATCAGCCACAAAGAGATTCTATCTTTGCTGCTGTCGGGATTACTGTTGATGAGTGTGACTTGGTGGCTGGTACGAAAAGAGCTACAACCACTGAAAAATTTAGCAAAAGCGGCCACTTTAATGTCGAGCAGGTTAAAAGTGCCAGAGGTAAAAGAGCAAGGCAGTGCAGAGTTAATTGCCGCCATTCGCGCCTTTAATAAAATGAATCGCCGGATTAATGCGCATATGCATGAGCGCGATATGCTATTTGGCGCTATTTCTCACGATCTCAAAACCCCCATCGCTTGTTTAAAACTGCGCATTGAAATGTTGGACGATGAACAAGAGCGCATCAAATTACAGCGTATCGTCTCTGATTTAGAGCTGATGGTAAAAGGTGCGTTGCAATGCATTGTCGAAACGGATATTCATGAAGAGATTGAAGCTATTGATTTAAATCAGCTACTGACCCATTGTCAGCTCGCCTTTGAGCAAAAGGTGCAGATCAACGGCCAAATTCAAACGCCTTTTATTGGCAAACCTTTGGCGATCAAGCGCGCGATCAGTAACCTCATTCATAATGCCGTAAAATATGGCGAGCGCGCCTATATATCGCTACACGAGACAGAAGATCGGATTATTTTAACGGTCACCGATGATGGCCCACCGATCAACTGCGAACGTTTGAATCAATGGTTTGCCCCCTATTATCGCGATCAGTCCACCATGCATCACGAAGGCCATGGGCTAGGGCTCACCATCTCTAAAAGTATTGCCAAAGCGCATGGCGGTGACCTGCTTTTAAGTCAATCAAGTTCAGGCGGCCTTGCTGCAACACTCTATTTTGTCAGGGATTAA
- a CDS encoding ABC transporter substrate-binding protein: MFKSKLIALAAISFLIPFSSVAKAQSAELLHWWTAPGEQGALHVISQALASSNPTIDLISVSGGGGDNAMTVLQAKALAGTMPFIAQIEGAHIDAWDAIGLIQNLDTIAKRENWDQSLYPLAKQINQNDQGEYVALPLTLHRMNWLWVNEPLRKQLNIAPPKNWPELLAAMQTAKSAGITPLSLGSDEWQVALLFENLTLSLHGKDFYQQALVQLDPTALNSDKMRQTLHAFRQLSQLVGRHIPHQPWNEATSQLAKGEALFQIGGDWILGELLAADVAIPDTINCYAMPGTEQHFVYNMDSFIFFKINTIDKKSQAQIIEQLSSRTLQKQFNLKKGAIPVRQDIDLSDFTSCQKRAAAAFTKASESGLAIPSMTDSMALPPVAQRAMTNELFRFFMQSNISEQVLIERLISIAQAEI, from the coding sequence ATGTTCAAATCCAAGCTGATAGCCCTTGCTGCTATATCGTTTTTAATACCCTTTTCAAGCGTGGCTAAAGCTCAATCTGCCGAGCTCCTGCATTGGTGGACAGCACCTGGCGAACAAGGTGCTTTACATGTCATCAGCCAAGCGCTGGCATCTTCAAATCCGACCATCGATCTGATATCAGTTAGTGGCGGCGGTGGTGACAACGCCATGACAGTACTGCAAGCCAAAGCACTGGCAGGCACCATGCCCTTTATCGCACAAATTGAAGGCGCGCATATCGATGCGTGGGATGCCATTGGTCTTATTCAAAATTTAGACACGATAGCGAAGCGCGAAAATTGGGATCAATCGCTTTACCCGCTCGCAAAGCAGATCAACCAAAATGATCAAGGTGAATATGTTGCACTACCACTAACACTACATCGTATGAACTGGCTTTGGGTCAATGAGCCACTGCGTAAACAACTCAATATTGCGCCGCCTAAAAACTGGCCAGAGTTACTCGCCGCTATGCAGACCGCAAAATCAGCAGGGATCACCCCTCTTTCTCTCGGCAGTGATGAGTGGCAAGTTGCGCTTCTTTTTGAAAACTTAACCCTCTCCCTACATGGAAAGGATTTTTATCAACAAGCATTAGTACAGCTTGATCCAACTGCATTGAACTCAGATAAAATGCGGCAAACCCTGCATGCATTTCGTCAATTGAGCCAATTAGTTGGTCGACATATACCGCACCAACCATGGAATGAAGCCACCTCTCAGTTAGCCAAAGGCGAGGCACTGTTTCAGATAGGAGGCGATTGGATTTTAGGGGAGCTTTTAGCAGCAGATGTCGCCATACCTGATACCATTAATTGCTATGCCATGCCGGGAACTGAGCAGCATTTTGTCTATAACATGGATAGTTTTATTTTCTTTAAAATCAATACAATCGATAAAAAATCGCAGGCACAAATCATTGAGCAATTGAGTAGCCGCACACTACAAAAGCAGTTCAACCTAAAAAAAGGCGCCATTCCAGTGCGCCAAGATATAGATCTCAGCGATTTTACCTCCTGCCAAAAACGTGCGGCAGCAGCCTTTACCAAGGCCAGCGAATCTGGTCTTGCCATTCCCAGTATGACAGATTCCATGGCGCTGCCACCGGTGGCTCAGCGTGCTATGACCAATGAACTGTTCCGCTTTTTCATGCAATCTAATATCAGTGAGCAAGTTTTAATTGAACGCCTGATTAGTATTGCGCAAGCGGAAATTTAA
- a CDS encoding YccF domain-containing protein, producing the protein MALALLGNIIWLFFGGWMVGLGYLLGAIVLFPLLPFLLPFISYAFWPFGRRPVSKKAIRVYQELTFQPIFEDRFEKASATVKFLANVVWGFTFGWVLALIHLICALMNLMACLAIVTIPLTLPNVFAHIKLMPVALCPFGTRLVDSQLADEIEVTYARSFL; encoded by the coding sequence ATGGCTTTAGCACTTTTAGGAAATATTATTTGGCTATTTTTTGGCGGCTGGATGGTCGGCTTGGGCTATTTGCTCGGCGCCATTGTGCTCTTTCCGCTGTTACCATTTTTACTGCCTTTTATCAGTTATGCCTTTTGGCCTTTTGGTCGACGCCCTGTGAGTAAAAAAGCGATTCGTGTTTATCAAGAGCTCACCTTTCAACCAATCTTCGAAGATCGCTTTGAAAAAGCATCAGCAACAGTGAAATTTTTAGCCAATGTGGTTTGGGGATTCACCTTTGGTTGGGTTTTAGCGCTCATTCATTTGATCTGCGCGCTCATGAATTTAATGGCCTGCCTTGCGATTGTGACCATTCCACTGACGCTGCCTAATGTCTTCGCGCATATCAAACTGATGCCTGTTGCACTTTGTCCCTTTGGTACTCGCTTGGTTGATAGCCAACTTGCAGATGAAATTGAAGTGACCTACGCTCGCTCTTTTCTCTAG
- the acuI gene encoding acrylyl-CoA reductase (NADPH), which translates to MFNALVLNQEEKRTIAALTQLDESQLPAGDVLIDVDYSSLNYKDGLAITGKGKIIREFPMVPGIDLAGTVLQSEDARYQAGDQVVLTGWGVGENHWGGMAERARLKADWLVPLPQGIDSKKAMMVGTAGFTAMLCVQALLDGGVKPEDGEVVVTGASGGVGSVAVTLLAALGYQVAAVTGRVEVNGPLLQQLGAKRIIDRSEFEEPARPLEKQIWAGAVDTVGSKVLAKLLAQMDYNSTVAACGLAGGFDLPTTVMPFILRNVRLQGVDSVSCPREKRMAAWEKLVSLLPESYFTQACQEISLEQAPEYAEAITNGQVTGRVVIKLK; encoded by the coding sequence ATGTTTAACGCATTAGTTTTAAATCAAGAAGAAAAACGCACCATCGCCGCCTTGACTCAATTGGATGAGTCACAATTACCTGCAGGTGATGTGCTCATCGATGTTGATTACTCCTCTTTAAATTACAAAGATGGTCTTGCTATCACAGGCAAGGGCAAAATTATTCGTGAATTTCCAATGGTGCCTGGCATTGATTTGGCCGGTACTGTGCTTCAATCAGAAGACGCACGCTATCAAGCGGGTGATCAAGTGGTTCTCACTGGCTGGGGTGTGGGTGAAAACCATTGGGGCGGCATGGCCGAGCGCGCTCGCCTAAAAGCCGACTGGCTGGTACCTCTACCGCAAGGCATCGATAGCAAAAAAGCAATGATGGTGGGTACTGCAGGTTTTACCGCCATGCTATGTGTACAAGCACTACTTGATGGCGGTGTAAAACCTGAAGATGGTGAAGTGGTTGTCACTGGCGCCAGTGGCGGTGTGGGCTCCGTCGCCGTCACCTTACTTGCTGCACTTGGCTATCAAGTGGCCGCTGTCACAGGGCGTGTTGAGGTCAATGGACCACTTCTTCAGCAACTTGGCGCAAAACGCATTATAGATCGCAGTGAATTTGAAGAACCTGCCCGCCCGTTAGAGAAACAGATCTGGGCGGGCGCAGTAGATACCGTAGGTAGCAAAGTTCTCGCAAAACTGCTTGCGCAAATGGACTATAACAGCACAGTTGCAGCCTGTGGCCTTGCTGGTGGCTTTGATCTGCCAACCACAGTGATGCCATTTATTTTGCGCAATGTGCGCTTGCAAGGTGTGGATTCTGTGTCTTGCCCACGTGAAAAACGTATGGCTGCATGGGAAAAACTCGTATCTCTGCTACCAGAAAGCTACTTTACACAAGCGTGCCAAGAGATCAGTCTTGAGCAAGCACCAGAATATGCTGAAGCGATCACCAATGGCCAAGTCACTGGCCGCGTTGTGATCAAATTGAAATAA
- a CDS encoding alpha/beta fold hydrolase, with product MSRQIKVTEGRTIEIEQYGEMDAYPVVFFHDLLGGVQICPDLEAAAVQYGFKIIAIARPGYGSSTPAEYKYISDWNADMMALVKALSLENYAVLAHGTGAPFALSCSQMMTHGPARTVVLNGIPALYLNEVRQHYGMVRRQGMNALRTGFSAVKKALLPKMVQQFIETHHQRTTYYDSFLASDPQRILPELELQQSYWGVDLLSLKAVKWYHGQNATWSPLSAAEEMISVSRGVMLSRICDLAEEPTISHWEQCLGELCDGLKAVGLWIEKEVPPTPTEQEATPATEEESSSGKRSAVNDDVLTEDITDIINRLA from the coding sequence ATGTCTAGACAAATTAAAGTCACAGAGGGACGCACGATCGAAATCGAGCAATATGGCGAAATGGATGCTTATCCAGTGGTCTTTTTCCATGATTTATTGGGTGGGGTTCAGATTTGTCCTGATTTAGAAGCAGCTGCTGTGCAGTATGGTTTTAAAATCATTGCAATTGCACGTCCCGGCTACGGTTCTTCAACGCCTGCAGAGTATAAATATATCAGCGATTGGAACGCAGATATGATGGCGTTGGTGAAGGCATTATCACTAGAAAATTATGCTGTGTTGGCCCATGGTACGGGTGCACCTTTTGCACTGTCATGCTCACAAATGATGACCCATGGACCAGCGCGTACTGTTGTTTTAAATGGTATTCCTGCACTTTATCTCAATGAAGTTCGACAGCACTACGGTATGGTTCGCCGTCAAGGTATGAATGCGCTTCGTACGGGTTTTTCTGCCGTTAAAAAAGCGCTGTTACCCAAAATGGTGCAGCAATTTATTGAAACGCATCATCAGCGAACCACTTATTACGATTCGTTTTTAGCCTCGGATCCACAGCGTATTTTGCCTGAGCTTGAGTTACAGCAATCCTACTGGGGTGTCGATCTGCTCAGTCTAAAAGCGGTGAAGTGGTATCACGGACAAAATGCGACATGGTCACCGTTGTCGGCAGCTGAAGAGATGATTAGTGTGAGCCGCGGCGTGATGCTGTCACGTATTTGCGATCTTGCGGAAGAGCCAACCATTTCTCACTGGGAACAATGCTTAGGTGAGCTGTGCGATGGTTTGAAAGCAGTTGGTTTATGGATTGAAAAAGAAGTGCCACCCACGCCAACAGAGCAAGAGGCTACGCCAGCTACTGAGGAAGAATCCAGCTCAGGTAAACGCTCAGCAGTCAATGACGATGTATTAACTGAAGATATTACCGATATCATTAACCGTCTTGCATAA
- a CDS encoding DUF3334 family protein — MRNQELVTTDDILHTLCDSVVGVLSAASKNDVRYSGMVQRIQKTGLKPDIGCFVLFDGAFSGLVVINFSAAAALELYQGFMRQMGIPEEEIATLHTSDDVANVLGELMNQMLGHFTGIISRELQTNINQSQPKMLAISQKVMVSLDTNLNEPQMRRVSFMTRNNNIFYLELAMDKTEFFKIKEADVVEEIDPDALIATYKEKAANTTAAHVPNDLLDELGL; from the coding sequence ATGCGTAATCAAGAATTAGTCACAACAGATGATATTTTGCACACTTTGTGTGATTCCGTTGTCGGGGTACTCTCAGCAGCCTCAAAAAATGACGTGCGTTACTCGGGGATGGTTCAACGGATTCAAAAAACCGGATTAAAGCCTGATATCGGTTGCTTCGTCTTGTTTGATGGTGCGTTTTCAGGGCTGGTGGTGATTAACTTTAGCGCAGCTGCAGCGCTTGAATTATATCAGGGCTTTATGCGTCAAATGGGGATTCCTGAAGAGGAGATTGCAACCCTGCATACCTCCGATGATGTGGCCAATGTTCTGGGTGAGTTGATGAACCAAATGTTGGGGCATTTTACCGGCATTATCAGCCGTGAATTGCAAACCAATATTAATCAAAGCCAACCAAAGATGCTCGCCATCAGCCAAAAGGTAATGGTTTCTCTGGATACGAACCTTAATGAGCCTCAAATGCGTCGCGTGAGTTTTATGACGCGCAACAACAATATTTTTTATCTTGAATTAGCGATGGATAAGACTGAGTTCTTCAAAATCAAAGAAGCCGATGTGGTAGAAGAAATTGATCCAGATGCATTAATTGCGACCTATAAAGAAAAAGCGGCTAACACAACGGCAGCACATGTACCTAATGATCTACTCGATGAGCTTGGTTTATAA
- a CDS encoding ABC transporter ATP-binding protein codes for MIRFEKIFKTYPVNGKRIPALQTISLSVPAGQMTAISGGSGAGKSTLLNICGLVDYEYRGKLFINGQKMSVVPGEAVLARREYISFVFERCNLIPVMNIYENLEYPLILKGMEASERQTLVDAMVAKLDLQGLCHKMPADISLYEQQRIAVARAMIAKPLVVVADEPTADLNDSEASIIAQLLVSMSREIGATLLVATNCIAMQQRCDVIQYLDQGHVVSEPMKCAS; via the coding sequence ATGATTCGCTTTGAGAAAATTTTTAAAACTTACCCAGTCAATGGCAAGCGCATACCTGCGCTACAAACGATTTCATTGTCGGTACCAGCCGGGCAAATGACAGCCATCTCAGGCGGCTCAGGGGCAGGCAAAAGTACACTGCTCAATATCTGTGGCCTTGTCGATTATGAGTATCGTGGCAAGCTTTTTATTAATGGACAAAAAATGTCTGTCGTGCCTGGAGAAGCGGTGCTTGCGCGTCGTGAGTACATCAGCTTTGTCTTTGAGCGTTGCAATCTCATTCCCGTCATGAACATCTATGAAAACCTTGAATACCCCCTTATTTTGAAAGGCATGGAAGCCAGTGAGCGTCAAACTTTAGTGGATGCGATGGTTGCTAAATTGGATTTGCAAGGACTCTGTCACAAGATGCCTGCAGATATTTCCCTTTATGAGCAGCAGCGCATTGCAGTGGCTCGCGCAATGATCGCCAAACCTTTGGTGGTGGTTGCGGATGAGCCTACGGCAGATTTGAACGATAGCGAAGCGAGTATCATTGCCCAGCTACTCGTATCGATGAGCCGTGAGATTGGCGCCACACTCTTGGTCGCCACCAATTGTATAGCAATGCAGCAGCGTTGCGACGTGATCCAATACCTTGATCAGGGACATGTAGTGTCTGAACCAATGAAATGTGCGAGTTGA
- the pntB gene encoding Re/Si-specific NAD(P)(+) transhydrogenase subunit beta, which yields MSAELVQAAYIVAALFFIMSLAGLSKQDTARAGNWYGITGMTIALVATIFGPETSGLTWIILAMVIGAAIGIFYAKRVEMTEMPELVAILHSFVGLAAVFVGYNSFLPQWTCDNVKTLADVAELTRAQIQVCEVLHDQPHAEHVIHMVEVFLGVFIGAVTFTGSIVAFAKLRGLVSSSPLNVPHKHKLNLLALVTSFALMVYFVKADGALWPLIVMTLIAFVFGYHLVASIGGADMPVVVSMLNSYSGWAAAAAGFMLSNDLLIVTGALVGSSGAILSYIMCKAMNRSFISVIAGGFGTDGSSSSSDEDYGEHREISAEEVAEMLKDSSSVVITPGYGMAVAQAQYPVYEITEKLRALGVEVRFGIHPVAGRLPGHMNVLLAEAKVPYDIVLEMDEINDDLSQTDTVLVIGANDTVNPSAMEDPHSPIAGMPVLEVWNARNVIVFKRSMNAGYAGVQNPLFFKENTQMLFGDAKESCLKILEHI from the coding sequence ATGTCTGCAGAATTAGTACAAGCAGCTTATATTGTTGCTGCGCTATTTTTCATTATGAGCTTGGCGGGTTTGTCCAAGCAAGATACCGCTCGTGCTGGTAACTGGTACGGTATTACCGGTATGACTATCGCTCTTGTGGCGACCATTTTTGGCCCAGAAACTTCAGGTTTGACTTGGATTATTTTGGCCATGGTGATCGGTGCCGCGATCGGTATTTTCTACGCGAAACGTGTAGAAATGACCGAAATGCCAGAACTCGTTGCTATTCTTCACAGTTTCGTTGGTTTGGCGGCGGTATTCGTTGGTTACAACAGCTTCTTGCCACAGTGGACCTGTGATAACGTCAAAACGCTTGCTGATGTAGCTGAATTGACTCGCGCACAAATCCAAGTTTGTGAAGTGCTTCATGATCAACCGCATGCTGAACATGTCATCCACATGGTTGAAGTGTTCTTGGGCGTGTTTATCGGTGCGGTTACTTTCACTGGCTCTATCGTTGCGTTTGCAAAGCTTCGTGGTTTGGTTTCATCGTCGCCACTGAACGTACCACACAAGCATAAGTTGAACTTGCTAGCGTTGGTTACCTCTTTTGCATTGATGGTTTACTTTGTGAAAGCTGATGGCGCTTTGTGGCCACTGATTGTGATGACCCTGATTGCCTTTGTATTTGGCTATCATTTGGTGGCATCCATTGGTGGTGCGGATATGCCAGTGGTTGTTTCTATGCTGAACTCCTACTCAGGTTGGGCAGCAGCAGCAGCAGGTTTCATGCTATCAAACGATCTATTGATCGTGACTGGTGCATTGGTGGGCTCTTCAGGTGCAATTCTGTCTTACATCATGTGTAAGGCAATGAACCGCTCATTTATCAGCGTTATCGCTGGTGGCTTTGGTACCGATGGCAGCAGCTCATCTTCTGACGAAGATTACGGTGAGCACCGTGAAATCAGCGCGGAAGAAGTAGCTGAAATGCTGAAAGACTCTAGCTCAGTGGTGATCACCCCTGGATATGGTATGGCGGTTGCACAAGCCCAGTACCCTGTTTACGAAATCACTGAAAAGCTACGTGCTCTTGGTGTTGAAGTTCGCTTTGGTATTCACCCAGTTGCAGGTCGTTTGCCTGGCCACATGAACGTATTGCTTGCAGAAGCAAAAGTACCTTATGACATCGTATTGGAAATGGATGAGATCAACGACGATCTATCTCAGACTGATACTGTGTTGGTAATTGGTGCGAACGATACTGTGAACCCATCAGCGATGGAAGATCCACATAGCCCAATCGCAGGTATGCCTGTATTGGAAGTGTGGAATGCACGTAACGTTATCGTATTTAAGCGTTCAATGAACGCAGGTTATGCGGGTGTACAAAACCCATTGTTCTTCAAAGAGAACACGCAGATGCTATTTGGCGATGCTAAAGAGAGCTGCTTGAAGATCCTTGAGCACATCTAA
- the pntA gene encoding Re/Si-specific NAD(P)(+) transhydrogenase subunit alpha: MQIGVPKELLAGETRVAATPKSVEQLLKLGFTVAVESNAGILASFDDAAYQEAGATVASVDEIWQSDLILKVNAPTDEEIGKIKEGASLVSFIWPAQNKELLDKLTAKKINVMAMDAVPRISRAQALDALSSMANIAGYRAVVEAAHEFGRFFTGQITAAGKVPPAKVLVAGAGVAGLAAIGAAGSLGAIVRAFDVRPEVKEQVQSMGAEFLEVDFEEQSGSGDGYAKEMSDDFNKKAAELYAAQAKDVDIIITTALIPGRPAPKLITKEMVDSMKAGSVIVDLAAANGGNCEYTVADQVITTANGVKVVGYTDMVGRLPTQSSQLYATNLVNLLKLLCKEKDGNINIDFEDVVLRGVTVVKEGELTWPAPAIQVSAQAAPKAAAAPVVKAEEKPASPINKVIGMAVGVAAFAGIACVAPPAFLAHFTVFVLACVVGYYVVWNVSHALHTPLMSVTNAISGIIVVGALLQIGQGNTAVSVLAFIAVLIASINIFGGFTVTKRMLEMFRKDK, translated from the coding sequence ATGCAAATTGGTGTGCCAAAAGAGTTACTCGCAGGTGAAACGCGAGTCGCTGCTACGCCCAAGTCGGTTGAGCAGTTATTGAAACTAGGTTTCACCGTAGCTGTTGAAAGCAACGCTGGTATTCTAGCGAGCTTTGATGATGCTGCGTATCAAGAGGCTGGCGCGACAGTCGCAAGTGTTGATGAGATTTGGCAATCAGATCTGATTTTGAAGGTGAATGCACCAACAGATGAAGAGATTGGCAAAATCAAAGAAGGCGCAAGCCTTGTTAGCTTTATCTGGCCTGCACAAAACAAAGAGCTTCTTGACAAGCTAACCGCTAAGAAGATCAACGTCATGGCGATGGATGCGGTTCCGCGTATCTCTCGTGCGCAAGCGCTTGATGCATTGAGCTCAATGGCGAATATCGCGGGTTATCGTGCGGTTGTTGAAGCTGCACATGAGTTTGGTCGCTTCTTCACCGGTCAAATCACCGCTGCAGGTAAAGTGCCACCAGCGAAAGTATTGGTTGCTGGTGCCGGTGTTGCAGGTCTTGCTGCAATCGGCGCTGCTGGTAGCCTTGGCGCGATTGTCCGTGCTTTTGACGTTCGTCCAGAAGTTAAAGAGCAAGTGCAATCTATGGGTGCAGAATTCCTTGAAGTTGATTTTGAGGAACAAAGTGGCTCAGGTGATGGTTACGCCAAAGAGATGTCTGATGACTTCAACAAAAAAGCGGCGGAGCTTTATGCAGCGCAAGCAAAAGATGTTGATATCATCATCACTACAGCATTGATCCCAGGTCGCCCTGCACCGAAGCTTATCACCAAAGAAATGGTGGATAGCATGAAGGCGGGTAGCGTGATCGTTGACCTTGCAGCTGCCAATGGCGGTAACTGTGAGTACACCGTAGCGGATCAAGTGATTACCACAGCCAATGGCGTCAAAGTTGTTGGTTATACCGATATGGTGGGTCGTCTTCCTACTCAATCTTCTCAGCTATACGCGACAAACCTCGTGAACTTGCTGAAGCTGCTTTGCAAAGAGAAAGATGGCAACATCAACATCGATTTTGAAGACGTTGTGCTTCGCGGTGTGACTGTGGTGAAAGAAGGTGAATTGACTTGGCCTGCGCCAGCAATTCAAGTTTCTGCACAAGCTGCGCCAAAAGCGGCAGCAGCGCCTGTTGTTAAAGCGGAAGAGAAACCAGCGTCGCCAATCAATAAAGTGATTGGTATGGCTGTCGGTGTTGCAGCATTTGCGGGCATTGCTTGCGTTGCGCCACCAGCATTCCTAGCGCACTTCACTGTTTTTGTACTGGCTTGTGTGGTCGGCTACTACGTGGTTTGGAACGTATCACATGCGCTTCATACGCCTTTGATGTCAGTAACCAACGCCATTTCAGGGATTATCGTTGTGGGTGCATTGCTACAGATTGGGCAAGGCAACACTGCGGTTTCAGTATTGGCATTTATTGCGGTTCTGATTGCTAGCATCAACATCTTTGGTGGCTTTACGGTAACCAAACGCATGCTTGAAATGTTCCGTAAAGACAAGTAG
- a CDS encoding HlyU family transcriptional regulator, with the protein MDFIYGGFMGFFSSLFGCRKSVKPRAQVEPIQYRELYIFSEAKAEQGQFRISGRICDAAAEPCQTHHFIRSDLLPTAESANELMIKKAKLYIDQNSGRIFNQ; encoded by the coding sequence ATGGATTTTATTTACGGGGGATTTATGGGATTTTTCTCATCATTATTTGGTTGCCGAAAGTCGGTTAAACCAAGGGCGCAGGTTGAACCCATTCAATATCGTGAGTTGTATATTTTTTCGGAAGCAAAAGCAGAACAAGGTCAATTTCGTATTTCAGGCAGAATTTGTGATGCTGCCGCTGAGCCTTGTCAAACTCACCATTTTATTCGCTCAGATCTATTACCAACCGCTGAATCTGCTAACGAGCTCATGATTAAAAAGGCAAAGCTCTATATCGATCAGAATTCAGGCCGAATTTTTAACCAGTGA